CCGGATCAGGTCGGCGGTGTCCATCTCGTTCCAGGCCACGAAGGTGACCGCGACCCCGGCGGCCCCGGCCCGGCCGGTCCGGCCGATCCGGTGCACGTAGGCCCGGTCGTCCTCGGGGGTGTCGTAGTTGATGACGTGGGACAGGCCGGCGATGTCGAGGCCGCGGGAGGCCACGTCGGTGCAGACGAGCACGTCCAGCTTGCCCTTGCGGAAGGAGCGCATGACCTTCTCGCGGGTCACCTGGGGCATGTCGCCGTGCAGGGCGCCGGCCTTGTAGCCCTCCTCGACCAGGCCCTTGATGGTGCGGTCGACGCCGCGCTTGGTGCGCCGGAACACGGCCACCCGGTCCCGGTCGGGGGCGTCAAGGATGCGGCACAGCACCTGGAAGCGGTTGAGGGGATGCACCTGGAAGAACAGCTGCCGGGTGGCGGGCACGGTCGCCTGCTCGCCCTCGGGCTCGGCGTGGATGAAGGTCGGGCGCTTGGCGTAGCGCCGGGCCAGCGCGACCACCGCCTTGGGCATGGTGGCCGAGAACAGCATCGTCTGGCGGTGCTCCGGGGTGGCGGCGATGATCGTCTCCACGTCGGGCAGGAAGCCGAGATCGAGCATCTCGTCGGCCTCGTCGACGACCAGGATGCGAAGCTTGTCGAGCTTGAGGTGGCCCTGGCGCAGGTGGTCGAGGACCCGGCCGGGCGTGCCCACCACGACCTGGGCGCCCTCGTTCAGGGCGACGATCTGCGGGCCGAGGGGGCGGCCGCCGACGATCGCGACCGCGCGCACGCCGGCGTCACGGCCGGCGGTGTCGACGTCGCCAGCCACCTGGAGGCACAGCTCACGGGTGGGGACGAGGACCAGGGCCTGCACCTCGGGCAGCTCGGGCTCGACCTCTTGCACGATCGGGATGCCGAAGGCGAGGGTCTTGCCGGTGCCGGTGCGGGCCTGGCCGATGAGGTCGACCCCGGCCAGCGCGAGCGGCAGGCAGAGGGTCTGGATGGGGAAGGGATGCTCGATCCCGACACGGGCCAGCGAGGTCAACGTGGTCGGGAGGGCGCCGAGGTCGGCGAAGCTGTGCTCGGTGGGTGGGGGGGCGACGGTTCCGGACGTCGGACTCAAACAACCTCCTGGTTGCGGGCTCTTCTTGCGACAGGTCAACCATACATGGTAGCGGGTCGGCCAGCCGGCTTCAGCGGTAGCGGGGGACCCCCGGGTCGACCTGCTCGCTCCAGGCGTCGATCCCGCCGGCCAGGCTGCGGACCCGGGTCCAGCCGCTGGCCTTCATCCACACCGCCGCCTGGGCGCTGCGGGCGCCGACGTGGCAGTACACCACCACGTCGCGGTCCCTGGGGATCTCGGCCGGGGCCCGGTCGACGAACCGGTCGAGGCCGATGTGCAGCGACGGCTGGATGGCGGCGACCGCCCGCTCCGGCTCGGTCCGCACGTCGACCAGCAGCGGCGGGTCGTCGCCGGCCATGGCCTGGGCGAGCGCCGGCGCGTCGACCTCCTCCAGCAGCGGATGGCTCTGTCGCACCCTTGCCGTTCCTTCCTCGGTGGTCG
This DNA window, taken from Actinomycetota bacterium, encodes the following:
- a CDS encoding rhodanese-like domain-containing protein, whose amino-acid sequence is MRQSHPLLEEVDAPALAQAMAGDDPPLLVDVRTEPERAVAAIQPSLHIGLDRFVDRAPAEIPRDRDVVVYCHVGARSAQAAVWMKASGWTRVRSLAGGIDAWSEQVDPGVPRYR
- a CDS encoding DEAD/DEAH box helicase translates to MSPTSGTVAPPPTEHSFADLGALPTTLTSLARVGIEHPFPIQTLCLPLALAGVDLIGQARTGTGKTLAFGIPIVQEVEPELPEVQALVLVPTRELCLQVAGDVDTAGRDAGVRAVAIVGGRPLGPQIVALNEGAQVVVGTPGRVLDHLRQGHLKLDKLRILVVDEADEMLDLGFLPDVETIIAATPEHRQTMLFSATMPKAVVALARRYAKRPTFIHAEPEGEQATVPATRQLFFQVHPLNRFQVLCRILDAPDRDRVAVFRRTKRGVDRTIKGLVEEGYKAGALHGDMPQVTREKVMRSFRKGKLDVLVCTDVASRGLDIAGLSHVINYDTPEDDRAYVHRIGRTGRAGAAGVAVTFVAWNEMDTADLIRRRLELTDEPVHEIYSTSPLLSELFDLPTVEEAAAARAAAAPGKAEKAEPAAGEEPARRRSRSAARRRRRRRMPAGERPSAATG